One genomic segment of Paenibacillus durus includes these proteins:
- a CDS encoding nitrogenase component 1, translated as MPKVNLNLTEVPIREKRLGSITGFAGTAGDLVNCSNSGCLKDGTRSFSQCMGCSSGNAFCQLSMIRDAAMVNHAPVGCAGDFFGFNFVYRVGQMERDLPPAIGRYFNTNIEEMDTVFGALSKLEKTIRLAYDRVKPNAIFVTTSCASGIIGEDVESVTDRMTNELGIPVVNCVCEGFRSKIWTSGFDAAYHSIVRKIVKPPQKRTNKVNIINFWGSDVFSKLLNRLGYEANYVVPFSTVSQLETISEAAATIQICPTLGTYMGAALEQVYGVPEIKAPMAYGIAGTDAWMRELGRVLDREDEIEEIIREERAAVLQKLEEYRAKLKGTTCYLTAGSAHGHALIALLSELGIEVQGAAIFHHDPIYDNESTAADMLDHTVKTYGDIKGYNVCNKQAYELVNILNRVRPDLMIARHGGMTLWGAKLGIPTLLIGDEHFSWGYQGLLNYAERILETLDNREFVTNLVKHSSMPYTKWWLEQDPYTFLGGNTHVKAY; from the coding sequence ATGCCAAAAGTGAATTTGAATCTGACCGAGGTCCCGATCCGCGAGAAACGTTTGGGTTCGATTACGGGTTTTGCCGGAACTGCGGGAGACCTGGTCAACTGCTCCAACAGCGGCTGCCTGAAGGACGGTACCCGTTCTTTCAGCCAATGCATGGGCTGCAGCTCGGGAAATGCTTTTTGCCAATTATCGATGATTCGGGATGCAGCGATGGTTAACCATGCGCCCGTCGGCTGCGCCGGGGATTTCTTCGGGTTTAATTTCGTTTACCGCGTCGGGCAGATGGAACGGGATTTACCCCCGGCCATCGGCAGATATTTTAATACAAATATCGAGGAGATGGATACGGTCTTCGGCGCTTTATCCAAGCTGGAGAAGACGATCCGCCTCGCGTACGACAGAGTAAAGCCGAATGCGATCTTCGTTACCACATCCTGCGCCTCGGGGATCATAGGGGAAGATGTGGAAAGTGTCACAGACCGAATGACGAATGAACTTGGGATACCCGTCGTCAACTGCGTCTGCGAGGGCTTCAGATCCAAAATTTGGACCTCCGGCTTCGATGCCGCTTATCACTCGATTGTGCGCAAAATTGTGAAGCCTCCGCAGAAGCGGACGAACAAAGTGAATATCATTAATTTCTGGGGCAGTGATGTCTTCTCGAAGCTGCTGAACCGCCTGGGCTACGAAGCGAACTATGTCGTTCCCTTTTCCACAGTAAGCCAACTGGAAACCATTTCCGAGGCTGCGGCAACGATTCAGATTTGCCCGACGCTTGGAACGTATATGGGAGCCGCGCTGGAGCAAGTCTACGGAGTGCCGGAGATCAAGGCTCCAATGGCTTACGGTATAGCGGGAACGGATGCCTGGATGCGCGAGCTGGGGCGCGTTCTGGACCGCGAAGACGAGATTGAGGAAATTATCCGCGAGGAGAGAGCGGCTGTTCTGCAGAAGCTGGAGGAGTACCGGGCTAAGCTTAAAGGTACAACCTGCTATTTGACTGCGGGCTCAGCTCACGGTCATGCCCTGATCGCCCTGCTGAGTGAACTGGGAATCGAAGTGCAGGGCGCGGCTATTTTTCATCATGACCCTATTTATGACAATGAAAGCACTGCGGCGGATATGCTGGATCACACGGTCAAGACCTATGGAGACATTAAGGGGTATAACGTCTGCAACAAGCAAGCCTACGAGCTGGTCAATATTCTGAACCGCGTCCGTCCGGACCTGATGATCGCCCGTCACGGCGGAATGACGCTCTGGGGCGCCAAGCTTGGCATTCCCACCCTGCTGATTGGGGACGAACATTTCAGCTGGGGATACCAGGGGCTGCTTAATTATGCGGAACGCATTCTGGAGACGCTCGATAACCGGGAGTTTGTAACCAACCTGGTAAAACACAGTTCCATGCCTTACACCAAATGGTGGCTGGAGCAAGATCCATACACTTTTTTGGGAGGCAATACTCATGTCAAAGCTTATTGA
- a CDS encoding nitrogenase component 1 produces the protein MSKLIEQPRYSCALGVQQTVIAIQRAVPIVHAGPGCSTKIHGLLGQGEGYAGGSTIPCTNSSESEVVFGGEKKLRGVIDGAFKVIDADLFVVLTGCTSDIVGDDVGQVTREFQNLGKPIVFAETGGFKSNNYVSHDLIIKAIVEQYVDRYAPAKGEVIPGLVNVFASVPYQDPYWIGNLQEIKRLLTGIGLTPNILFGPESGGVSEWLTVPQAEFNIVVSAWPGLRSAKLLKRKYGTPFYHFPYLPVGGVETSRFLREVAAFGASIDREKAEKFIADEERKFYTHIERTADFMLEFRYGIPRVFYTILDATYAVGFSKYLLNELGIIPADVQYIVDDTPEQYREGIREQFRRISDRRSAKVEFSVDGGEIQENIRKTSPKQRALILGSGWERDLAVDIGADLLPVSVPITYRLVLNCGYAGYNGGLRLIEDIYDRVLGTYR, from the coding sequence ATGTCAAAGCTTATTGAACAGCCAAGGTATTCCTGCGCGCTGGGCGTTCAGCAGACCGTCATCGCAATCCAGCGGGCTGTACCTATCGTCCATGCAGGACCAGGCTGCAGCACCAAAATTCACGGCCTGCTCGGTCAAGGGGAGGGCTATGCGGGAGGAAGCACGATCCCCTGCACCAATTCAAGCGAATCCGAAGTCGTATTTGGCGGCGAGAAAAAGCTGCGGGGTGTCATTGACGGAGCATTCAAGGTTATCGACGCGGATCTGTTCGTCGTGCTCACTGGCTGCACCTCCGATATTGTCGGAGACGATGTCGGCCAGGTGACCCGTGAATTTCAAAATCTCGGCAAGCCGATTGTATTCGCGGAGACCGGCGGCTTCAAGAGCAATAACTATGTCAGCCATGACCTAATCATTAAGGCGATTGTCGAGCAGTATGTCGACCGGTACGCGCCCGCCAAAGGTGAAGTCATCCCCGGACTGGTTAATGTTTTTGCCTCCGTTCCATATCAGGACCCTTACTGGATCGGCAATTTGCAAGAAATTAAACGGCTGCTGACAGGCATCGGTCTTACACCGAATATCCTGTTCGGTCCCGAATCGGGCGGTGTATCCGAATGGCTGACCGTTCCTCAGGCCGAATTCAATATTGTCGTATCCGCCTGGCCCGGACTGAGAAGCGCCAAGCTGCTTAAGCGAAAATACGGAACGCCGTTTTACCATTTTCCCTATTTACCGGTGGGAGGCGTGGAGACCAGCCGATTTTTGCGGGAGGTTGCGGCATTCGGCGCGAGCATAGACCGTGAAAAGGCCGAGAAATTCATCGCTGATGAAGAGCGTAAATTCTATACGCATATCGAGCGTACAGCCGATTTCATGCTGGAGTTCCGTTACGGCATCCCGCGTGTATTCTACACGATCCTTGATGCGACTTATGCCGTAGGCTTCTCCAAATATTTGTTGAATGAGCTGGGCATTATTCCGGCGGATGTTCAGTACATTGTCGATGATACTCCCGAACAGTACCGTGAAGGAATCCGTGAACAATTTCGCCGCATCTCCGACAGAAGGTCGGCGAAGGTGGAATTCTCGGTGGATGGCGGGGAAATTCAGGAGAATATCAGAAAGACAAGTCCGAAGCAGCGCGCGCTGATTCTCGGAAGCGGCTGGGAACGTGACCTGGCTGTCGATATCGGAGCCGATCTGCTTCCAGTCAGCGTGCCGATCACTTACCGGCTGGTATTAAACTGCGGCTACGCAGGGTATAACGGCGGTTTGCGGCTGATCGAGGATATCTATGACCGCGTATTGGGCACGTACCGTTAA
- a CDS encoding ABC transporter permease gives MWHTALATLVRNQRSSLRAYPWTFTFGHIIDGTYLVLVTYFSYVYLIKGDVETQFAAYAGTSDYLTYVMIGGALNLFSVSMIMNVSRALITEWREGTLEALLLSPSSRFGYFAGTAVQQLLRSLFELAVVLIFGIAAGLRLPHFDFFSVLIGICAYLLSCFSMGLLLGCVMLHTRDTFFVQNTLFAFTALLCGFQFPREYLPEALRLTGNVFPLTDALALLRGSLLTGGVIRFGDIVPVLLLCAVYTALALWSSRRIERRMFERY, from the coding sequence ATGTGGCATACCGCCCTCGCGACATTGGTCAGGAATCAAAGGTCTAGTCTTAGAGCTTATCCCTGGACGTTTACGTTCGGCCACATCATTGATGGAACGTACCTTGTTCTCGTCACTTATTTTTCTTATGTATATCTGATTAAAGGCGATGTTGAGACCCAGTTTGCCGCCTATGCGGGCACCTCTGATTATTTAACGTATGTCATGATCGGCGGGGCGCTGAATCTGTTCTCGGTCAGCATGATTATGAATGTTTCGAGAGCACTGATTACGGAGTGGCGGGAAGGCACGCTGGAAGCGCTGCTGCTTTCCCCTTCCAGCCGTTTTGGTTATTTTGCGGGGACTGCTGTTCAGCAGCTTCTGCGCAGTCTGTTTGAGCTTGCGGTCGTGCTGATTTTCGGAATTGCGGCGGGTTTGCGGCTGCCTCATTTCGACTTTTTTTCCGTCCTGATTGGAATTTGCGCCTATTTATTGTCCTGTTTCTCCATGGGACTCCTGTTGGGCTGCGTAATGCTGCATACGAGGGATACTTTTTTTGTGCAAAATACACTGTTCGCGTTTACCGCCCTGCTGTGCGGATTTCAGTTCCCCCGGGAATATTTGCCCGAAGCTTTGCGGCTTACGGGAAATGTGTTTCCCTTGACCGATGCGCTGGCGCTGCTGCGGGGAAGCCTGCTGACGGGCGGGGTCATCCGCTTCGGCGATATAGTCCCCGTCCTGCTGCTCTGCGCCGTCTATACCGCGCTTGCTCTGTGGAGCAGCAGAAGGATCGAGCGGCGAATGTTCGAGCGGTATTGA
- a CDS encoding ABC transporter ATP-binding protein translates to MERYALHKKKGCDGMIAMNEVTKIYETKNRLGWFRAERVKTEAVKSLSLTLEPGQITGLLGLNGAGKTTTIRMLSTLLDPTEGSIEVDGLDMNRSRSAIQQKVNMIAGGERMLYWRLTGRENLHYFGSLYGLDSGRLRLESDRLLSEVGLADAADRPVEQYSKGMKQRLQIARGLINDPKYLFLDEPTLGLDAPIARQLRGMVRNLAKERGKGILLTSHYLQEVEELCDIVYVLNRGELLMCDTPDRIVARVAGMQTAHFELMGWRDELNPLLLEYLHTEIGLNRKEWTELQKPSAESGSSPEEPVRLTVKSRSADKLITKLLPWTAENGLKVVSFSAEKPNLEDAIILLSEGKVS, encoded by the coding sequence GTGGAACGGTATGCATTACATAAGAAGAAAGGCTGTGACGGCATGATCGCCATGAACGAGGTTACCAAAATATACGAAACCAAGAACAGGCTTGGCTGGTTCCGCGCCGAACGCGTGAAGACTGAAGCGGTAAAATCGCTGTCGCTCACTCTTGAGCCCGGACAAATCACGGGTCTGCTGGGGCTTAATGGAGCCGGCAAAACGACAACCATCCGTATGCTATCCACTCTGCTTGATCCGACAGAAGGCAGCATTGAGGTGGACGGACTCGACATGAACCGCAGCCGCAGCGCTATTCAGCAAAAAGTAAATATGATCGCCGGCGGCGAACGGATGCTGTATTGGCGGCTTACGGGCAGAGAGAACCTTCACTATTTCGGTTCTTTGTACGGTCTGGACTCTGGCCGTCTCCGGCTGGAAAGCGACCGGCTGCTAAGCGAGGTAGGTCTAGCTGACGCGGCTGACCGTCCGGTGGAGCAGTATTCCAAGGGCATGAAGCAGCGGCTGCAAATCGCCAGAGGGCTCATCAACGATCCGAAATATCTGTTTCTGGATGAGCCGACGCTTGGGCTGGACGCGCCTATAGCCAGACAGCTGCGCGGCATGGTTCGAAATCTTGCTAAAGAACGGGGAAAAGGCATTTTGCTCACCAGCCACTATCTGCAGGAAGTGGAGGAGCTGTGCGACATCGTATATGTGCTGAACCGCGGGGAGCTGCTGATGTGCGACACTCCGGACCGCATTGTGGCAAGGGTGGCGGGTATGCAGACGGCTCATTTTGAGCTAATGGGCTGGAGGGATGAGCTGAATCCTCTGCTGCTGGAGTATCTTCATACTGAAATCGGACTAAACCGGAAAGAATGGACTGAACTGCAGAAGCCCTCTGCCGAATCCGGCTCATCCCCCGAGGAACCGGTCCGGTTGACCGTAAAAAGCCGTTCGGCCGATAAGCTCATCACCAAGCTTTTGCCCTGGACGGCGGAGAATGGACTCAAGGTTGTCTCTTTTTCCGCTGAAAAGCCTAATCTGGAAGATGCCATCATTCTGCTGTCGGAAGGCAAAGTGTCATGA
- a CDS encoding ABC transporter permease: MKKRGWMISLLAEVLKQHRSRTRGKAVFFSMLLWPALAFLTSYYAMQPYRTGEGSALSGVIPSGGIPLFLLSGYLVFQLFWTTVHSAWLFELERKQSTLEIIFLTPSSKMAFLYGRSLYSLFNGIWMFAAFSFLTFWFVADPGEVKWAVLLPVLALIVCSAVIWGAMLSAVSLFSRDSGLLYYIFQAPMELFGGVRIPPSVFPVWAKGLSLLFPVTYSLILVRGALYGNTGGQWMWALIVLIAADAALVWFTRYLLSLAERHARLKGNWSLF; the protein is encoded by the coding sequence ATGAAGAAGCGCGGATGGATGATCTCGCTCCTGGCGGAAGTGTTGAAACAGCACAGAAGCCGCACCAGAGGAAAAGCCGTATTTTTCTCCATGCTGCTCTGGCCTGCGCTTGCCTTTCTGACCTCCTATTATGCCATGCAGCCTTATCGGACCGGCGAAGGCTCGGCTTTGTCCGGAGTGATCCCTTCCGGCGGAATTCCGCTGTTTCTTCTTAGCGGTTATCTCGTATTTCAGCTGTTCTGGACCACGGTGCATTCGGCATGGCTGTTCGAGCTGGAACGCAAACAGAGCACACTGGAAATCATTTTTCTGACGCCTTCCTCCAAAATGGCTTTTTTATACGGCAGATCACTGTACTCCCTGTTTAATGGAATCTGGATGTTCGCGGCATTCTCCTTCCTGACGTTTTGGTTTGTCGCCGATCCCGGGGAGGTGAAATGGGCCGTTCTGCTGCCGGTGCTGGCACTTATCGTATGCTCTGCGGTTATTTGGGGAGCGATGCTCAGCGCCGTCTCCCTATTCTCACGGGACTCCGGCCTGCTGTACTACATTTTTCAGGCTCCGATGGAGCTGTTCGGGGGTGTGCGCATCCCTCCCTCCGTCTTCCCGGTGTGGGCAAAAGGACTGTCCCTGCTCTTTCCCGTTACCTACAGCCTGATCCTCGTTCGCGGAGCGCTGTACGGGAATACCGGCGGACAATGGATGTGGGCGCTCATTGTGCTGATCGCTGCTGATGCGGCGCTTGTCTGGTTCACCCGGTATCTGCTCTCCTTGGCTGAAAGACATGCGAGACTTAAGGGGAATTGGAGTTTGTTCTGA
- a CDS encoding ArsR/SmtB family transcription factor, protein MSSLPLLHHKINTVVSPFHEMLCSLHVLYQPEHHPRRLEWSQELLRKMSPQLRDGIRQIGGLTDCWTALIDIADHAGQPMTCRKGIDALNTLPEAELVHLALNNRVPIGSIIQWMNGARGLEDEELEEAGLTLLDSLQEFRMLLISTLAEYEESFFRREWQNVEPWLQTAAAAFQQEAEKSAEKAIASLHPRLFAENGTITAQKANTYHFAYDNLEHIYVFPSAFIFPHLLTGWYGKDLYLPLAVDIPELPYSEAPPVDLLLRFKALGDETRLKIVKLLWKGPHCTKQLAPVLGISEAAVSKHLKLLSEAGLIKAKRRGNYQFYSADKEEFEMTLVLQRQFLEQ, encoded by the coding sequence ATGAGCTCATTACCATTATTGCACCATAAAATCAATACGGTTGTCAGCCCCTTCCATGAAATGCTGTGCAGTCTGCATGTATTGTACCAGCCGGAGCATCATCCAAGGCGGCTAGAGTGGTCACAGGAGCTGCTGAGAAAAATGTCGCCCCAGCTTCGGGATGGCATCCGACAAATTGGCGGATTGACCGACTGCTGGACCGCATTAATCGACATTGCTGACCATGCGGGACAGCCTATGACCTGCCGTAAAGGCATAGATGCGCTGAACACCCTCCCGGAAGCCGAGCTAGTCCACTTGGCATTAAACAATAGAGTGCCGATTGGAAGCATCATCCAATGGATGAACGGCGCAAGAGGACTGGAAGATGAGGAACTAGAGGAGGCCGGGCTAACGCTGCTCGACTCGCTGCAGGAATTCCGCATGCTGCTTATAAGCACGCTTGCCGAGTACGAGGAATCTTTTTTTCGCCGGGAATGGCAGAATGTTGAACCTTGGCTGCAGACGGCCGCCGCCGCCTTTCAGCAGGAGGCCGAAAAGTCCGCGGAAAAGGCCATCGCTTCCTTGCATCCGCGCTTGTTCGCGGAGAACGGGACGATTACCGCCCAAAAAGCGAATACCTACCATTTTGCGTATGACAACTTGGAGCATATTTATGTGTTTCCCAGCGCCTTCATATTTCCTCATCTCTTAACCGGCTGGTACGGAAAAGATCTTTATCTGCCGCTCGCTGTCGACATTCCGGAACTGCCGTACAGCGAAGCCCCCCCGGTCGATCTGCTGCTGCGCTTCAAGGCGCTTGGCGACGAGACCCGGCTCAAGATCGTGAAGCTGCTCTGGAAAGGACCTCACTGCACGAAGCAGCTTGCTCCCGTGCTCGGGATATCCGAAGCGGCCGTGTCCAAGCATCTGAAGCTTCTGAGCGAAGCCGGTCTGATCAAGGCCAAACGCCGGGGAAACTACCAGTTTTACTCCGCCGACAAGGAAGAGTTTGAAATGACGCTTGTGCTGCAAAGACAGTTTCTGGAGCAATAA